CTAAAGGGTTCCGCGAGGAACGGATTCCCGCCTTTCTCGACTACTTCGAACGCTCGGCCGGCAACAGCGGCTGGCTGGTGGGCGACGCCTGGACCTATGCCGACACGTCGCTGTTCCAGCTCGTCGAAGGGCTGCGTTACGCCTTTCCCGAGCGAATGAAGGCATTGGCCAAGGACTACCCAAAGGTCGCAGCCCTCGCGGAACGTGTCGCGGAGATGCCGCAGCTCACGGACTATCTTGCCAGCGAGCGCCGACTGGCGTTCAACGAGCAAGGAATCTTCCGCCACTATCCGGAGCTAGACGGACCATGACAAACCCCGTCATCCAGACCATCACGCCGGTCACGCACGATCTCGGCGCATTTACTGTCCGCCGGGCGATCCCTGCGCCGGCGCGCAAGATGGTCGGCCCTTTCATCTTCGTCGACCAGTTCGGTCCGGCGCATCTGCCTCCGGGCCAGGCGATGGACGTGCGGCCGCATCCGCATATCAACCTGGCGACGGTGACTTGGCTGTTCGAGGGCGCGATCGACCACCGCGACAGCCTCGGCACTTTCGCGACGATCCGTCCCGGCCAGGTCAACCTGATGACCGCGGGCAGCGGCATCGTCCATTCCGAGCGCAGCCCGGCCGAGGAGCGCCCGGCCGGCCCGCGCCTCTACGGCATGCAGACCTGGCTCGCCCTGCCCGACGGGCGCGAGGAGATCTCCCCCGCATTCGAGAGCCGCACCGGCCTGCCGCTGATCGAAGACGGACATGCCATCGCCCGCGTGATCATGGGTACGCTCTGGGGCCAGACCGCGCCCACCACGCAATATGCCGAGACGATCTACGCCGAGATCGTGCTGGGCGCCGGCGGGGTGCTGCCGATCGACAGCCAGGCCGACGAGCGGGCGGTGATGCTGGTCGGCGGCGAAGCCGAGGTCGATGGCATGCCGCTGGCCCTCTACGAGCTGACCGTTCTGGCCCCCGGCGCGGTGTTGACGCTCCGCTCCAGCGCCGGCGGCCGTGTAATGCTGCTGGGCGGCGAGGCCTTCAACACGCCGCGGCACATCTGGTGGAACTTCGTCAGCTCCTCGACCGACCGGCTCCAGCAGGCCGCGCTCGACTGGCGCGAAGGCCGCTTCCCCAAAGTGCCCGGCGACGACCAGGAGTTCATCCCGCTGCCCGAGGGCAAGCCGAAGATCGTCTCCTACCCGTGAACGACCATCCGCATCATCCGACGCTGCTGCGCGCGCAGGGCGAAGGCCATGCCCGCGTTGGCTATTTCGAGCTGTTCTTCGACCTCGTCTATGTCTTCGCGATCACGCAGCTGTCGCACAACCTGCTCGAGCATCGCGACTGGATCGGCGCGGCGCAAACCTTGATCCTGTTCATGGCAGTGTGGTGGGCGTGGATCTACACGACCTGGGCGACCAACTGGGTCGATCCCGACCACGGCGCCAACCGGCTGGTACTGGGCGCAGGGATGATCGCCAGCCTCGTCATGTCGAGCGCGATCCCCAAGGCCTTCGAAAGCGCGGGCATGGCCTTCGCGGTCGCCTATGTTCTGCTGCAGGTCGGCCGCTCGCTCTATGTCTCGTGGGTCTGCGGCGAGTGGCAGCGCGACGACAACTGGGGACTGGTCCGCGTGACCATCTGGTTCACTGCCTCCGCTCCACTCTGGCTGATCGGCGGCGCGGCCGATGACCCGGTGCAACGGATGGCCTGGTGGACCGCCGCGCTGACGATCGAAACCGTGAGCGCGCTGGTATTCTACGCTGTTCCCATCCTCGGCCGTTCGAGCGCCGACGATTGGGCGATCGCCGGCGGCCATATGGCCGAGCGCTGCGCGCTGTTCATCATCATCGCGCTCGGCGAAGGCGTGCTGATCACCGGCGCGACTTTCGGCCAGCTTGTCGCACAACCGGTGACGATCGCCGCCTTCCTCACCGCCTTCCTCGGCTCCTTCGCCATGTGGTGGGTCTATTTCGACGTCGGCGCCAAGCGCGGGGCAGAACACATCGAGCATCACGAGCACCCGGGCATCATCGGCCGCGATGCCTTCACCTACTGGCATATCCCGATCGTCGCCGGGATCATCCTGATCGCCGTCGCCGACGAACTGACGCTCGCCCATCCGCTCGAGCCCGTACACGGCGACTTCCTGCTGGTGACCGCGGGCGGCATGGCGCTGTTCCTGATCGGGGTGATGACCTTCAAGCGCATCAGCAGCGGCAAGGACTGGTTTCCGCCCTCGCATATGGCCGGGCTCTGGCTGGTCGCGGCGCTGGTGCTCTGGGGCTGGCTGGCCCATCCGGCAACGCTGCACTTCTACATGGGCTCGACCGTGATCTTCGGGTTTGTCGCCCTGTGGGAATGGGTCAGCTATCACGGCGGCTGGATCGAACGGATGGAGCGGCGCGGCTGGTGGCTGGGCCGGATGCTGCGGCGCTATACCGAATGGCGGATCGCTTCGCTGGAAAAGCGGCGCGCCCGCTGACACGGCAAGGGAGGCATCCGGATCAGCGGAGCCTCCCTCCTCGTTTCCCTCACGCCAATATGGCGGGCTTGAGCAGGTCACTCATGCCGACCCGGTGCAGCATTTCCGCCCGCACCCGGTCGAGCACCGCGAAACCAACATCGGCGCCGTCCTCGCTGGGATCGTAGTGGACCCGGAACGGGCGCTGGCCGAAGG
The window above is part of the Novosphingobium sp. G106 genome. Proteins encoded here:
- a CDS encoding pirin family protein, with amino-acid sequence MTNPVIQTITPVTHDLGAFTVRRAIPAPARKMVGPFIFVDQFGPAHLPPGQAMDVRPHPHINLATVTWLFEGAIDHRDSLGTFATIRPGQVNLMTAGSGIVHSERSPAEERPAGPRLYGMQTWLALPDGREEISPAFESRTGLPLIEDGHAIARVIMGTLWGQTAPTTQYAETIYAEIVLGAGGVLPIDSQADERAVMLVGGEAEVDGMPLALYELTVLAPGAVLTLRSSAGGRVMLLGGEAFNTPRHIWWNFVSSSTDRLQQAALDWREGRFPKVPGDDQEFIPLPEGKPKIVSYP
- a CDS encoding low temperature requirement protein A, encoding MNDHPHHPTLLRAQGEGHARVGYFELFFDLVYVFAITQLSHNLLEHRDWIGAAQTLILFMAVWWAWIYTTWATNWVDPDHGANRLVLGAGMIASLVMSSAIPKAFESAGMAFAVAYVLLQVGRSLYVSWVCGEWQRDDNWGLVRVTIWFTASAPLWLIGGAADDPVQRMAWWTAALTIETVSALVFYAVPILGRSSADDWAIAGGHMAERCALFIIIALGEGVLITGATFGQLVAQPVTIAAFLTAFLGSFAMWWVYFDVGAKRGAEHIEHHEHPGIIGRDAFTYWHIPIVAGIILIAVADELTLAHPLEPVHGDFLLVTAGGMALFLIGVMTFKRISSGKDWFPPSHMAGLWLVAALVLWGWLAHPATLHFYMGSTVIFGFVALWEWVSYHGGWIERMERRGWWLGRMLRRYTEWRIASLEKRRAR